cttatgaagaattttgttttaaaaaatataagctttTTGATtgagtataacatttttatcaacgtctgtagttaaaataactaaatgaattaaaaaattttaaatgtgcataaattactcaaaatcagtctaataaatattttgaaatataaatcgttatactcaatattttttttaatcattccaATATGCAAAAACTTATGATGAATCTTGAATTAAATTCTAGATTGATAGgtacgttaaaataaaaaaacgacaaaattaaataaaaatatataactcatGCTGTGCAAGTACACAAGTATGAAAATaggtaatgttaatatataaatttatataattctatacttAGAAAAGTGTCTTACGctataatagattaaaaaaaattttaacctatttaaacaatttacatattcacataaattatatttactaacttCTCGTTTTTCTGTGAGTTCTTGTTCGTTGTACACGACTGTTACTGctgtttcttttataattttccagGCATAATCtaagtttcaataaaatttagttaaatttcaagtcctaggtataaaatacagtTACATAAATGAAGTATTGTTtttcgtaatttaaaaattttagttgtTATGACGAGAGAAGAAAagatcaaaaatgtataaataatatgcttcAAAAAATGCTCACAAGAATAAAACTGTTATtcaattagaattaaaaatcataaaaataaacttttctagtactaatttgttattttgaaaaattattttagctaGTTAATTtctattctattaaatttaaatagtttgaactaaaaatgtaatgactgaatagtaggtattttataaaaaaaaacttaaaatgttactGATTAcagttaattgtttaatttgtatattatatctttgtttgttttatattaccaaTATCATCTTCTGTAGCATGCTCTGCAACTACGCAAAACCTGATGACATACTTGTCGTGTACTAATGATGGCACCATGTGAAGTTTTCCTGATTCGTTAATGGTTTCTAAGagctttttatttagtttatttgtcGGATCGTCTTTCAAACGGAAACAAACTAACcccatctattttttttttttaatgaaaatgttaattttatataatggtaaaatattaaattaaatatatgtcaataattattaccttcACATCGTTTAAGActtcatacatattatcacTTCTGACTAATCTTTCAAAACGTTTTGCTAGTTGACAATGgtgtctaatatatttttgaagtccTGAAATTCCGTATGTGCGTAGTACAAACCAAAGCTTCAGTgatctaaatttttatattcaaaataattaataaatttgtacaaatacaaatcttattatactaatataaatatacctgaAACGTCTACTTAATGGTATACCCCAGTGTCTATAATCTACAGCACCAGCATAACCATGTTGTAAATAAAGAGGATCGACCACCAAAGCACAAGTTAATTTAAACCGATCTTTTACCCAAAGACATGAACAATCAAAATTTGTTAACAACCACTTATTTGTGTTGAGGTTAAAAGAGTCTGCATATTGTACACCATTCATTAGAGACCGAAATTCAGGACATATGAATGCACTTCCTGCATAAGCAGCATCAACGTGTAACCAAACAGTTTCAAATTGCTGACATACTAGACCGATTTCGGGTATATTATCAAATGAACAACATGACGTTGTTCCTAATGTAGTAGAAACGAAAAATGGTATCAATCCCATCGCCTCGTCTTGTTCCATCACCTACAACATgcgttaatttatatatatttaacttagtATTAATGGCTAACGGACTTGTCTTAACGTAGCCCCTCTTAAACTGTTATTCTCGTCAGGCTCAAGTATACGTAATTTAACAAATGCCATCATAGCCCCTTTTTCCACGCACGAATGTGATTCTTTAGAACAGTAAGCCATCAGTTTTGATAGTAAAACACCTTCTTCAATAAATGGGTGAAGTTTTCGTAATCGCTTAATTGCTTGAGCTCGAGCTGCTAGCATACAAACAAATATGCATTCACTTGCTgaactctaaaaaaaaaaatagtgtttgtgatatatttttattttttacgactggttaaatcaaattgtttgaatttttcacCTGAAGTACTCCACCGCCTTTTCCGTTGTGTACTTCGGTTTCGCTATCGCCTTGTCTCGCagaattaatagtttttgatgCTTCttctgaaaatgttaaaaactcTTCTGGTAATCCTATGGCTTTACCGAGCCAATCCAAAACTATAGTTTCCAATTCGGTACACGAAGGACTTGCAgcctttataaattaaaatatattatataaaaaaaatatatatttttttggttactTACCCATGAAAACCCAATACATGCTATAGAATCAGATAGCATGTCTGCTAAAATTGAAGGAAATGAATTACCAGAGGGAAAATAAGCATGAAATCTTGGATGTTGCCAATGTGTCACCTAgtaaacacaaaaatttagAATGTCTTATATTTCTGTTACAGATTTGGTACCATACTtctatttgaatttgaaaacaaaaagctgataaaatattgaaaagtaagtttatattaatgtcCAATTTCTACTTAgtgtttaactatattaaaaatattttataatatttaaatctcgATTTTAGTGTAAAAGTAATTTACATTCAACGATAgctactaattataatataatacaaatattttactcctggcataataatgttttcaacGTCTTTCATTATTGCATCAAATGCCTCCGGATGTACAGGTGCTTCCAGTgggatttgattttttaaccaTCCAGGGTTTACTGTTGGTGTCACTCTTCTGTGTTTTATTGTCTCTAAATATTCACAAATATAGTCCACCATCTCCTTGCCATGCTTGCGAAATTGTTCCGTatccattttataaatttttcctttaaattaaataaaacatttattaaacacatttattattattattattcaaatgcaTTTGATTTCGTTAAGGATGTAAAACTAATTGATTTCTCTCGGAGAatgataatattctatgttGTCATGTGCATGAAGGAAATATTAGATTGACGAAACCACTGCAAGTCAACAACAGATTTTTcgcctttttatatttattcaattttttcatttcttatttattaaagagatgtttttctgaaaatttaaGGGTAcctctattttaattaatattgcttTATTTGACAAGTTTAAGTAGCACCAGTTGTTAACAAAACTTGTaatgaataaatcaaattaattcatatcGGAAAATAATCGATAGAAGATCattaaaatcacaataattgaACTTTTCGAAAATGtcctacaaataattaatgtatttcaaacaaaatttgCCTGTTAGTGAAaatacagttaaaattatttaacaagatAAAAGTATACCTACATGATAAGTCAGGAAatcattacatattttcaaaataattacttatattggctatggaaattaaataatattgccaACAATGCCAACACTTTATATAACCTAAtgcttattgaattatatactataaaaatactgttacaatttaatttttgaattttaatggttaacttcatattatattcatctatgttatatttaatattatgtagcaaAATATCCGAATATCATTTACTCGGGTCGCGAAACTTTTATAAGTCTCTAGAGAGGGGGTTActttgatttgtatttttaataaatgaaaaattacttacataaataaatacttggtacataaaaataaatattacatttagtaCAATGaattaacctttttttaaCTATCGAAAGTCTACCAAattgtttaacaaaatttattatttttaatttttatctattcaaataaaatattaacgtttaatttttaaaatataactaaagatAACTTCTAGATTCTTAAagaaatttaagtaatttatatttggttttaatcaagataatgtattatgtatgtattaattttaaaattattatttattatttattttatactaattcaacaattaacaataataataaccatctACCATGTACAGTTTCACACttacacttattataatttaaataatgttggtataaaaTTGTCATACAGGTATCCAATTAACTACGCCAACTTTAAACTGTGGTGATACCACCGGTCGGCTTCCCCACTCACGCCTCCTAATTCCTTACCTCGAtcaaattttctataaaaagattatacaaattgtaaattgtcatatttttaataaaattaatccgATTGGTGTTTATGTGTAGAGCGAATATTACCAATATCCAGCACTTCGAAACAGACTCGACTACAttcgaaataaattaataattttataacattttactaaattgtatACCAATACATATGATACTCTTGGCCTAAATTTCTCCTCTATAAAGGTATATTATCAAttcttatatacatatatgatatatatattaattatacataattttttttattgacaccGCAActattatttcgtatttttgcATAACCATATTATCGCATATTTATcacattacttttaaatatatagattgttCCACCGCCGACCTATCCGCCTACCGAGTTTTAGGAATTTCTAAAGTTTGATTACAACTACAGCTACTGTAcggttaaaataattcaaatcaattatattttctaccaATATTTGTACTAGattatcacaaaaataaaaaaaatacgaccaAACATTCATAACCAGCCCATATTTTGAGCGGCCCACCAAGTTTTCCTCAGTAGCTCGCCAGACCAATCCGGCCCTGATTCATTGttctattaaagttattattttttgatcattatataattctgAACACATCAAATGCGTATAGTAAAACTCCGtatagtatgttatattaactgtaggttttttttttcaaaaaattcttaaaatgttgtataaaaCACTGTTAGTTTTagatattactttaatagtttaacattTCGAACATGTATACCATTTCACAGAGAAAACATGCATTATTTACTatcttgttaaataatttaaaactattttttattatccttttattaaatatttaaaatattatgaaaatgtggaattttaatttaatcatattttgcgctgtatataaatcatttatatattttatttgtttgcgcAAAACAcgtactaatttaatttttctaattaaatataatattacaattacaatataacagattattaatataatacatcatatcatagttacataatttcaaaataatcaaataatttatttttatttttgttctaatacttacaaaatatatattacaatgtattttatctatatatatatagatatgtctactattataatgtacaaaaatgtacaataagccttaatcgattatttaaaataatttgtataaaatatgaatttgtcatcaataatttattttcgatgaatatttttaaaacaatagaatttttaaaaaaacaaatcattttgtatttttataatttacttaaaaaaaataaatatcaaatacatattatttgattattatatatttatataagaataCATCATATATTTGAGAGGGTGTACTTACTGTGATATACTTCGAATGCAGCGCGTCCTAACTGCTGGAGGTATAGAACAGTTGTGGAAGGCTCTCGAAACGACTGCCTGTAGCGTGAAACTAGCGGCCAACATTTAAATCCaagatgaataatatacaccGTTTTTCGAtggcaaattatattattttatacaatattgccaattttaattcactttctttttattacgttttaaacattttttactttaatgaatatactcgtaacataaatattaaaacaatttgtttttcaatcataatattgtattgtacctaatttatttaaattattattctcagTGCATCagtcttttaattaatttaaataaagcaatttctataaattataaattacgctGTTTAagctattagttatatttaatatgaaacattACTTAAACAGGCTAGGATTCTCTTTAATCCTCATCTGACTTGAGGATGGAATGAGACACGTATCATAACACAAACTtagtatgattaaattattatgatttaatatttattataaaatgtaaaagttaagtatttaagaaaagtaatattattgattaaattattaaattattataaagttgatTCCTACACGATCCCACAATTTATTAAGTCGCacaattactaaattaatcaatgtataaattacagGGAGGCAAAAGGGACATTTGCCCCGAGCGTAAGTGTTTTGGGGgtgatacatttttgattggtcaaatattatacaaaagtgtgaacaaaaaaaaaaataagaaaaaaatatttttattactgttatttgatatttgtcatttaaattgcttatgtgtgtttatatataatattatttaattgttaataaagatacatttaatatgatcCTAAGATGAATCAATGCTTTATATACTCCATAAATAACTACAAATATAGGAGttacttactatttattaattaattaaatataaagattttacGCTATAAATATTCCATCTTCCAacactattaataaaaaagatcattatttcaaatagaTAATTTCTAATTAGTATAAGAAGACGATTTTTACGTagctataacatttatatgaaatggaaataattaaCTGAAATACCGAGCATAACgaggaaaataattttgcacCCCTTCCCCCACTCATATATTAACCTTTAATGCGCCTctgataaactataaaatgtaattttgttcCTATACTtcgaataatttcaattttattagtataaaaattgttaaaattttagactgaactaagtattttattcaagAAATTGAAATAACTATTCGTGtaactaaaatacaattttgatttatattttatttagtttaaccaaagataattaaaaacaagctAATCGTAttgaataactaaaatagcgtctataatatgatgttcaaaaatattaaggaGACATTTTCAAAGTGTAATATacgtaaatcatttaatttttatttatataaatcgtgtatatgatttataattaatattaaatattcccaGCTAACCAACATTTTAGGCGATTTGTGCGCCAGCTGAAACCTCCCTTGTCTCCGTAACATTCACGAATCAAATACAAtatcacataattatataaccgtCAATATTAGATGTACAATGGACACCATGTCTCCGTGGAAGTTTGTTGTCGCTAGGGTTGTAGAAAACTCGTGCCCAAGTTTTCACAGCGAATTAACTCCCGAGAAACTTCACTTTTCTGTTAAGTATTTTAGCCGTTTTCCATTCGCTCGACCACAGAGTATATagtacgtgtatattatatgagagTATTCTAAGGAAATTAAGGCCCTGTCTCGCTCTGTATGATGGATGTATTACATGGCAGGAAATGTTGAACAGTTATATAGTTACTTGTTGTAGCTTGTTAGTGAATTTATATGCTTTTTGATAAGAATAAAGAATATTAGAGAATCTATTACTGGACTAATGTATTCAATCATACCCAGATAATCgcagatattaatttaaacaagttCGCCAAGTACAATACCTATAAGTTATtcacaaacattattttgatcGGCACCACGATTACAGTTGATGTGAAtgtgtaaatttaattgtaaaatttaattttgctatCCTGAAAAACTACATATCTGTTTTCCAACCCATGCTATAATtcgaacaaatataattttttatatacaaaacctACTGATTCGAatcaaaaacattgtattttattattatttatttaaattacacgcGGAAACTTAAATTGTTAGTGTTCGTTGAAGTTATTTTCAGTATACTGTATTAACCCCAATATTTTTGTCACATCCCTTCATAACTATCATAGTCCTAAATAATGCTACCAACAGGAAGATCCATAACGATCAATTCGGTGTGTAGGTGATTGTActtgcatatatatatgtatatttatccaTATAGGTCAAGGTTCATTGGGTAAATCGTGAAGGAATTTTCATCAacgttttctaataatatgacgcttgtaatgtttatatcacgaaaaataagaaaacgcatactaaaaatcattgaatatgTTATACTGTGTATTAACATAATACTTTATGGTTCCGTGCCATAATATAAACTGCCTCAAATATAAGTGAATTGTAATGGTCTGTCGCTACGAAACAATGATAtgagaattcatttttataaaatcccCTATCCAACTGTGCTTTTCGGGATGTCTGAAGTTAgacttgaaaattataatcggtatattttattagtagtcGGTCGTGGATGGAATGTTGACTATGCGACGATTGCTGTGGAATGCTCTTCATTTTATCTCATAAAAGTCTCGTGGCTATAATAAACCTGGACGAGTGACGGGGGCTCTTAAACTATTGATTCTCGTTCACATGCTTGTGAGATTTGTGTCGCCTGCGCGCTCAACTGTATTATCGTTACATATCTATAACTTGAGctcatattttgtacaaaatccatcgtttttgttttgttaggTATATCTGCGCGTGATTTATTAGATGACAATAGACAATAgtcaatagatattaaatgCTCTACCTATATGTCCttctagaaatatatatactatagaaatactcgtgtatgtgtgtatagtGTGTAGACCATTGATAATTTCTCTCGAAGATCGAGTAATGTCTAAATTACAAGTTTAACACACGTTTGGTagtaaattcttaaatttttattttacagtagatcaacaaaaactatatttcGAGACTACTACTTCCTTACATTCCTTACTAGAatcccaaaaatattaaatatttttatgattaaaatgtgatgaaaaatttaaaattaagtttataatttgtataattgctGCTATTTTGCActattcgttattaaattaaaatataaaaactgaacaaaaaatggtaattgtactttttttactatttctaattttttcttcatacttgaatttttaaaactagtatattataatgatcaactgtaattttaatattttataaatttaagcaCAACACACAATATCAGTTAGAAATCATTAGAAAAAATCATTTGTAAACTGTCTCCGCAATATTAAAGCTTTATGCTCTTTTCTagtttacaatacaattattatacaattttgaaaaaatagttgGTTTATCTCAGGCCTGATCCTTTCCCcaacaaattattgattaattaaaaaaccattCTAAATAGTTATACCTAATCAAACCGTTaagtaattcaattatattgtagCCACTATATACCCACCcattaacaaaaaaagttttaatttttcttgataATTATTGCCtatgtatagttaaatttcCCATGAGTACTAAATTactcatttatatatactaatctatataaacactaaaaaatttattaaaaataaattatgttattaggtattggtattatctatattaaattgaatttctcTAATTAATCAAGTAAATATAGATGCTctcaaatactaaaaatttaattaaacattagtacaaaattattttttacatcaaaCTAAATGtgttaatactaaatttatttatttcaaacagtAGACCTACATAATTCAGATGTGAGTGATGAGACGTTTAGAAGGAGAGTGTCAGGGTATACATAGGTTAGGTATTTAAACCCATAATCTAggcataaaagataaaatatattgtataagccATAATGCATTTAATACATGTACCTTTACGAgaaaaattttctaaataattgattatgaaAGTCCTCATTACTTTGATGtaaaatttttgtatgtacttttaaacaatttttttaatcattacttatattaaaaaatgaatctgttaaaaatgtcatctgtattttgtatttacttcTGCAAAATCAT
This sequence is a window from Rhopalosiphum maidis isolate BTI-1 chromosome 1, ASM367621v3, whole genome shotgun sequence. Protein-coding genes within it:
- the LOC113549264 gene encoding tyrosine decarboxylase, whose protein sequence is MDTEQFRKHGKEMVDYICEYLETIKHRRVTPTVNPGWLKNQIPLEAPVHPEAFDAIMKDVENIIMPGVTHWQHPRFHAYFPSGNSFPSILADMLSDSIACIGFSWAASPSCTELETIVLDWLGKAIGLPEEFLTFSEEASKTINSARQGDSETEVHNGKGGGVLQSSASECIFVCMLAARAQAIKRLRKLHPFIEEGVLLSKLMAYCSKESHSCVEKGAMMAFVKLRILEPDENNSLRGATLRQVMEQDEAMGLIPFFVSTTLGTTSCCSFDNIPEIGLVCQQFETVWLHVDAAYAGSAFICPEFRSLMNGVQYADSFNLNTNKWLLTNFDCSCLWVKDRFKLTCALVVDPLYLQHGYAGAVDYRHWGIPLSRRFRSLKLWFVLRTYGISGLQKYIRHHCQLAKRFERLVRSDNMYEVLNDVKMGLVCFRLKDDPTNKLNKKLLETINESGKLHMVPSLVHDKYVIRFCVVAEHATEDDIDYAWKIIKETAVTVVYNEQELTEKREEQVDEVFELSERKKKDDLAYRRSFFVRMVSDPKIYNPIIARSSPGSRRHTHLSSMDDDIHDPLSTSTSDTEDTMTQPASSWISWPLAFLFQGVFDDKEGNDVPVRFRHLATKMHFKSKSKSPEHLATEENKSRRNSPVFPRKSSYVKTENENNMQK